TATCATCATGGCCCACAAGGGCGAGACCCCGGGCCTGGGTGCCGAGATCGCCACGCCGAAATACCAGGCGCTGTTCGTCGGCAAGAAAATCTTCAAGGGCGACGAGTTCGTTTCCGTGAAGCTGCGTAAGGGCGGCGCACAGGATCCCGAGCACGAAGTGGACGCCATTTCGGGCGGTACGAAGACTTCGGACGGCGTGACGGCGATGCTTTACAACAGCCTGCACCACTACCTGCCGTTGCTCGAAGCCAAGCGCAAGGCCGCAATCGAGGCGATCGTATTTGCCCCCGTGCGGGAAGAGTCTAACCAAGAAAACGTAGAAAACAATGAGTAAGCAAGAAAAAGAGCCTTTGTTTTCGGCTAAGAACAGGAAGTTCCTGACGGGGCCGTTCTCCGCGAACAACCCGGTCATCGTGCAGATCCTGGGTATCTGTTCGGCGCTGGCCGTCACCGTGCAGCTCAAGCCCGCTATCGTCATGGCGCTTTCGGTGACCGTCGTCACGGGTTTCTCGAATCTGGTGATGTCGCTGCTGCGCAACGGCGTGCCTTCGCGCATCCGCATCATCGTGCAGCTGGTGGTCATCGCCGCGCTGGTAATCCTGGTCGACCAGGTGCTCAAAGCCTATGTCTACGAGGTGTCGAAGCAGTTGTCGGTCTATGTCGGCCTTATCATCACCAACTGTATCGTCATGGGACGTATCGAGGCTTTTGCACTGGCCAACAAACCGTGGGCGTCGCTGCTCGACGGTATCGGCAACGGCCTGGGGTACGGCCTGATCCTGGTGATCGTGGCTTTCTTCCGCGAGCTTTTCGGCTCGGGCACCCTGATGGGTTTCCGTATCGTTCCCGAGAGCTGGTATGCGGCCGAGGGCGGCTGGTACTACAACAACGGGCTGATGCTCTTCCCGCCGATGGCGCTGATCATCGTGGGCTGCATCATCTGGGTGCACCGTTCGCGCAATAAGGATTTACAGGAAAAATAGGAGGGTAACGTATGGAATCATTGAATATCTTTATCCGGTCGATCTTTATCGACAACATGGTCTTCGCGTTCTTCTTCGGCATGTGTTCCTACATCGCCGTTTCGAAGAGCGTAAAAACGGCCCTCGGCCTCGGCGCCGCCGTTACGTTCGTGATGGTGATGACCGTGCCGCTGAACTACCTCCTGTATGAATTCGTACTCAAGGCCGGTGCCCTTTCGTGGGCCGGGCTGCCCGATGTGAACCTGGACTTCCTGACGTTTATCGTCTTTATCGCCACCATCGCCGCTTTCGTGCAGCTGGTGGAGATGGCCGTCGAGAAGTTCTCGCCGACGCTTTACAGCCAGCTGGGTATCTTCCTGCCGCTGATCGCCGTGAACTGCGCCATCATGGGCGGCTCGCTTTTCATGCAGCAGAAGGTCGATGCGCTGGAGCTGACGTCGCTCTGGCAGTCGATCGTCTACGGCCTGGGTTCCGGCCTGGGCTGGTGGCTCGCCATCGTCATGATGGCCGCCATCCGCGAGAAGACGACCTACTCGCAGATTCCCGCGGCGCTCAAGGGCCCCGGTATCGCGTTTATCATCACCGGCCTGATGGGTATCGCCTTCATGATCTTCTCGGGTATTCAGTTCTAACCTTAAAAGAGATTCGGAAAAAATGGAATTGACTATTATAGTTGCAATCATTGCCTTTCTGGTGGTGACCCTTCTGTTGGTGGGGCTGCTTCTCTTTGCAAAGGCCAAACTGACCTCGTCGGGCGAAGTTACGATCGACATCAACGGCGGCGAGAAGGTCATCACGACCGAAAGCGGCTCGACGCTGCTCGCAACGCTGGCCAACAACAAGGTCTTCCTGCCTTCGGCCTGCGGCGGCGGCGGTTCGTGCGGCATGTGCAAATGCCAGGTGATCGAGGGTGGCGGCGACATCCTGCCCACCGAGACCGGTTTCATCACGCGCAAGATGGCCAAGGAGCACTGGCGCCTGGGATGCCAGGTCAAGGTGAAGGAGAACCTCAAGATACAGGTTCCCGAAGCCGTGCTCGGCGTCAAGAAGTGGGAGTGCACCGTGGTCTCGAACCGCAATATCTCGACCTTCCTCAAGGAGTTCGTCGTCAAGCTGCCCGAAGGCGAGAACCTCAAGTTCCGCAGCGGCGGCTACATCCAGATCGACATCCCGAAATACGACGCCATCAAGTTCTCGGACATGGACATCGACGAGGCGTACCGTGCCGACTGGGACAAGTTCAAGATGTGGGATCTGGTCACGACCAACCCCGAAGCTACGTTCCGTGCCTACTCGATGGCCAACCACCCGGCCGAGGGCAATATCATCATGCTCAACATCCGTATCGCCACGCCGCCGTTCGACAAGGCTACGGGCGGGTTCATGAAGGTGAACCCGGGTATCTGCTCGTCGTACATCTTCTCCCGCAAGCCGGGCGACAAGGTGACGATCTCGGGCCCCTACGGCGAGTTCTTCCTGCCGGACAACCTGCCCGACACGCAGGAGCTGATCTTCATCGGCGGCGGTGCCGGTATGGCCCCGATGCGCAGCCACCTGATGCATCTGTTCAAGACCGAAAAGACCAAGCGCCCCGTGTCGTTCTGGTACGGTGCCCGTGCGCTGAAGGAGGCTCCCTATGTGGACGAGTTCCATGCCATCGAAAAGGAGTTCCCCAATTTCAAGTTCAACCTGGCGCTCGACCGTCCCGATCCCGAGGCGGATGCCGCGGGCGTGAAATACACCCCGGGCTTCGTGCATAACGTGCTCTATGAGAATTACCTCAAGAACCACCAGGCGCCCGAGGACTGCATCTACCTCATGTGCGGCCCCCCGATGATGATCGCGTCGGTGGTCAAGATGCTGGACGACCTCGGAGTGCCGTCGGAGAATATCCTCTACGACAACTTCGGCTCGTAGCGGTGCGGTGATCCGCTGAACGCCGCAGGCGCATAAACGGGAAGGGGCGAAGATTCGAAGTGTTTCGAAGGCTTCGCTCCTTCCCGTTTTTCGTTGCCTCAGGGCGGGGGGGAGTGCGGAGCTGCCGGGATTTTTTGTGCTGTATATCGGCCCGTCCGGAAAAGTACAGTATCGGGATAAATTATTATATTTGTATTAATAACCGATTCGACAAACTCTAAAAACCTTAATTCTATCGAAATGAACATTCCTTTGATTTTCTGGATCGTCCCTGCCGCCGCTGTCATTGCCCTGGCCGTAGCCTGGGCATTTTACCGCAGCATGAAGCGCGAGGACGAAGGTACCCCGCGCATGCGCGAGATCGCCGAGCACGTGCGCAAGGGCGCCATGGCCTACCTGCGCCAGCAGTACAAGGTCGTGCTGATCGTATTCATCATCCTGGCGCTGTTCTTCGCCTACCTGGCCTACGGCGCCGGGGTGCAGAACCCCTGGGTGCCCTTCGCCTTCCTGACGGGCGGTTTCTTCTCGGGGCTTGCCGGCTATTTCGGCATGAAGACGGCGACCTACGCCTCGGCGCGTACGGCCAACGCCGCACGCCAGTCGCTCGACCGCGGCCTGAAGGTCGCCTTCCGCAGCGGCGCCGTGATGGGGCTCGTGGTCGTGGGGCTCGGGCTGCTGGACATCTCGTTCTGGTATATTATCCTCGAACGCTTCGTGGAGGTGTCGGGGCCGCAGAAACTCGTGGTCATCACCACGACGATGCTGACCTTCGGCATGGGCGCCTCGACGCAGGCCCTCTTCGCACGTGTCGGCGGCGGTATCTATACCAAGGCGGCCGACGTGGGTGCCGACCTGGTGGGTAAGGTCGAGGCGGGGATCCCGGAGGACGATCCGCGCAACCCCGCGACCATCGCCGACAACGTGGGCGACAACGTAGGCGACGTGGCCGGTATGGGCGCCGACCTCTACGAGAGCTATTGCGGTTCGGTGCTCGCCACGGCGGCGCTGGGCGCGGCGGCGTTCGCCACGGCCGACGGCATGGCGATGCAGCTCAAGGCCGTGCTGGCGCCGATGCTGATCGCGGCCGTGGGGATCGTGCTCTCGATCATCGGCATCTTCCTCGTGCGAACCCGTGAGGGCGCCTCGATGCGCGAGCTGCTCCGCTCGCTGGGCGTGGGTGTCAATTTCAGTTCGCTGCTGATTGCCGGCGCGACGTTCGGCATCCTCTACCTGCTGGGTATCCAGAACTGGCTCGGGCTGTCGTGCTCGGTCATCACGGGGCTCGTCGCCGGTATCATCATCGGGCAGGCTACCGAATATTACACTTCGCACTCCTATAAACCGACGCAGAAGATCGCCGGAAGCGCCCAGACCGGGCCGGCCACGGTCATCATCGCCGGGGTCGGGTCGGGCATGATCTCGACGGCCATCCCCGTCCTGACGATCGGTGCCGCGATTATCCTCGCCTATCTGTGCGCCATCGGCTTCGACATGGAGAATATGATGGCTCCGATGAATATGTCGCTGGGGCTCTACGGCATCGGCATCGCCGCCGTCGGTATGCTCTCGACGCTGGGCATCACGCTCGCCACGGACGCCTACGGCCCGATCGCTGACAATGCGGGCGGCAATGCCGAAATGAGCGGCCTCGGCCCCGAGGTGCGCAAGCGCACCGATGCGCTGGACGCGCTGGGCAATACGACCGCTGCCACGGGCAAGGGCTTCGCCATCGGATCCGCGGCGCTGACCGCACTGGCACTGCTGGCATCCTACATCGAGGAGATCCGTATCGGGTTGCTGCACAACGGCATCACGATGCTTGACCTGCCCAACGGCACCTCGCAGCTGGTCGAGAAGGCTTCGATCCTCGATTTCATGGAGTATTACCAGGTCACGCTGATGAACCCGACGGTGCTGATCGGCATCTTCATCGGCGCCATGATGTCGTTCCTGTTCTGCGGCCTGACGATGAACGCCGTGGGACGTGCCGCCGAGAGCATGGTGAACGAGGTGCGCCGCCAGTTCCGCGAGATCAAGGGCATCCTCACGGGCGAAGGCACGCCGGACTATGCCCGCTGCGTGGAGATTTCGACCCGCGGCGCACAGCGCGAGATGATGTTCCCCAGCCTGCTGGCCATCGTCGTGCCGGTAGCCGTCGGTCTCGTGTTTGGCGTGGCCGGCGTGATGGGCCTGCTGGTCGGCGGCCTCAGCTCGGGTTTCGTGCTGGCCGTGTTCATGGCCAATGCGGGCGGCGCGTGGGACAATGCCAAGAAGATGGTCGAGGAGGGGCATTTCGGCGGCAAAGGCTCCGAATGCCACAAGGCCACCGTGGTGGGCGATACCGTCGGCGACCCGTTCAAGGACACTTCGGGCCCGTCGCTTAACATCCTTATCAAGCTGATGTCGATGGTTTCCATCGTCATGGCCGGGCTGACGGTGGCTTGCCACCTGTTCTGACCCATGTGACGATAAAGGCAATAAGAAAAGCCACCCGGGGAAGGTGGCTTTTTTTATGGCCTTGCAGCGGGGCTATTTCTTGCTCGCGCCGCTTTCGAGGATCGAGACGATGGAGTAGAGCGTGAAGCAGATGGCTCCGAAACCCGTCAGGACGCGTGCGGGGACGAAATATTTGGGTTCGGAGAGCGCCGCCTCGTAGAGGAATGCCGCGAGGAAGAGGCAGGCCAGCGCCGTAAGCACCGGGATGATCGGGATGCGGTTGGCCAGCGGGAAATCGGCGTGCCAGATCTTTGCCAGCAGGATGACCTTGCTCGATATGCTCCAGCAGATCAGTGCCAGCCCTATGAGCACGAAGCCCACGAAGCTGATCGCCTCGCCCCGGAGCGTGAAGAGGAGGATCAGCCCCAGCACGAAGGCCAGGCCGCCCATCGCGAGCACCAGCCCCATCCACCGGCGGCGTTCTTCCATCGTATAGCTGCCCCGTGCCTGGCGTGCGATGCTGGCCACCAGCGCGATGAGCGACGTACAGACGCAGGCGATGCCGAACATGACGCTTCCCGCCACGATATGCGCCGGGAGCGTTCCCAGCGCGAAGAGCAGGATGCACCACACCCATGCCCCGGCGGCTATGGCCGACACGATGAAGATCAGCAGCGAACTCTGCCCGCGGGTGAAGCCTGCGGGGTTGACCGAGAAGGTGCTGTCGCCCGAGTTCTTGGGGATCAGGCTGAACCGCGTCGAGGAGGTGGCCGCCGTCGAGACGCACGCCGTGATGAACCCCAGCCCGCAGATTACATGCCCCGTGACGAACGCCCCGGTCATGTGCGACTGGATGATGAAAAGCCCGCAGATGACCGTCATGGCGGCGACCGCATAGCCGATGGCCGGGAAAAGGTATTTCGCGGCGGCGGTATAGGTGCCGATGATCTGGCGGATGATGGTGGCGGCGGTGCAATAGAGCGCGATGCAGATCGAGCCCAGGAAAAAGAGTACGGGGCCTGCCGTGAGCCGCGAGGGGTCGTCGCCGGCGGCGAAAACGTAGGCGCCGTAGGCGAAACAGAAGGCTGCCATCGCAAGCGGAATGGCGCGGAAGAGGATGCTTATGCCATAGTTCATAATCGGAGTTTTTGTTATGCGCCAGCCTGCAAATCATGAACCAAACGAAAAAATGGCTATCTTTGCCCCATGGAAAATATCGTTTTCGACCTGGGCGGAGTACTTTTTGCCCGCGACAGAAGTAAGTGTACGCAAGAATTCCACGACTTTTTCAGTTTCATCCGTTCGGAGCCCATGCCGGCTTTCTGGGAGGATTACGACCGGGGCGTGCTGACGCTCGACGAGGTGACCGGCATCCTTTCCGGGGTCAACGCCTGCCCGCGTGCGAAATGCGAGGAGTACCTGCGCCTGTCGATCGACATGCAGGAACCCGTGAAGCCTACCGAACAGCTTGTCCGCGACCTGAAGGCCGCCGGCTACAAGTTGTATGTGCTTTCGAACATGTCGCGCGAGTTCATCGACTTCCTGCGCCGTTTCCCCGTCTACGGGCTTTTCGACGGTGAGGTGGTCTCCTGCGAGGAGGGCGTGGTGAAACCCGAGCCGGAAATCTACCGGCGACTGCTCGGCCGCTACGGACTCGATCCTGCGCAGACGCTCTTTATCGATGACCGCCCGGCCAATATCGCCGCCGCAGCGGCGCTGGGTATCCGCGGGCAGTTGTTCGACCATGCGGCGCCGGCCGCAACCTGCGACCTGCTGCGCCGCAGGCTGCTGCCCGAAATAGTAGGGTAGCAGCCCGAGACCATATCCGGGTACTCCGTCCGTATAGCCGTACCCGCAGGCCGTTCGCTCCGCCCGCACGAATCGTCGGCTTCCCCTTTTGCAGCGGTTTTCCCTGTCCCTTGATCCGATCCGTCCGATGATTGAAAAATAAAAAGGGCCGCTCGTCAGAGCGGCCCTTTGCTTTGGATCGGATTCCGTTATTCGAAGTTGGCATCCTTCATCAGTTCATACTCCGGCGAGAGTGCGTACATGCGTACGTATTCGAACTTGCCGGTGTCGACGAGCTTGAACTCGAATGCGTGCGTCACCTTGCCCGTGCCCGAGCCGATGTGCTGCGTGTAGAGCATCATCTGTACGGTGTAGATCACGTCGATGCCGGAGATCATCTTGACATCGGGGTAGAGCGTACCCAGGGCGGCCGACATTACCTCGCCGAAACGCTTTTCGACTTCGTCGTAGAACGCCTGGTACGAAGCGCGTGCTGCTTCCTTGTCGTCCGACCCCCAGTTGTCGTAGGCCGATACGTCGTCGCCGGCTTCGCTCCAATAGTATTTCGGGAGCGTGTTGATACGCCAGTTCAGGTTGGTGTAGCTTGCTGCGCAACCGCTGTAATACTCCGCATCCGTGAGGCGGCTGCCGCTGCCGCTGCGGTTGTCCGTCGTATAGGCGGCGTCCTTGTTCTGGAGCACCCAGTCCACGCAAGCCTGGTAGAAGCTCTTGCTGTAAGCGCTGCGGTCGGGGGCCACGACGAGCGTCATGCTGGGGTCGAAGTTCCATTTGCCGCTGACCTTCTTGAACGGGCCGTCGAGCGTCTCTGTGTCCTCGGTCTTGATCCAGTCCGCACCGTCGTAAGTGTACTCGTCGGCGAAGAGCAGGGTTACCTTGTCCGTCGAGTCGTAGAAGTGGTATGCCACGTTCATCTTCTCCTCGGCCAGGGCGTAGGGATATTTGTACTTCAGGTAGAGGGGCAGGTAGGTGTCCTGCGAGAACGACGAACTGAAGTTGGGATTGGTGGCGCCCATCTGCGTGTAGTCCTCGGGGTTGACCATCGTGGTGTTTTCTGCGGCTGCCCACGACGTGCCGTCGAAGGTGTAAATCGCATAGCGGTTCTTGGTCACCGCGGCGCGGGTCATGCCGAAGGAAGCTGCCGAAGCATTGGCTGCCGACTTGACAGAAGTGACCATCGTATTGAGGAACTTGCCGCTCGATACGCCGATCGCATAGCCTTCCACGACGACTTCCTGTCCGTCGAGTGCTGCGTCTACGGCGCCGTCCAGGACATACGAGAGGCTGCCCTGTGCCGTCAGTGCTTCGTCGTTGATGACGTTGTAGTAGTTGCCGTCGATTTTCAGCGTACCCGTGTAACGCACGTACTGCGCCGTGGTCAGCGTCAGGTAGCCGTCCATGTCGGTACCGTCCATCTCGCGGATCGCGGGGTAGGTGAACGTATCGGCCTCGGTATTGAGTTTGGTGACGGTCGATGCCGCGGGGTACTGGTTCAGCCCGGCATAAGCCGAAGTGGTACCTTCCACGCTGACCAGATCGCCGATGGCATAGGTTCCGGTCGGGTCGACATTGGTATAGATGAGGATCGACCCCGTGCCGTCGTTGATGAGGAAGCCGCGCTTGTAGGTCGCAGCGACCTGCCCCTTTACGCTGAACGTGCCGGGATCGGCCGATGCGACGATACCTACGGGCGTGAATTCGGGCTGCGAACCCTCCTCGGCGATCGTGGCGACGATCATGTTGGCGAATTTGGGTGCGCCGCCGCTCTTGCTGACGGAGAAGAGGTAACCGGTCGCGGTGACCTTCTTACCGTCCAGGCTCCCGTCGATCTGCCCCTTGTTGGGGAAGGAGAGGCTGCCGGTGGCCGTCGCGGCACCGTCCACATTGAGGTTGTAATAGTTGCCGCTGATCGAGAGCGTACCCGTCAGGCTGACGAATTTGATCGACGCTGCGGTCAGGTAGGCGTCGAGCTCGCTGCCCGACATGGCCTGTGCCGTGGGGAAGGCGAAATTCTTGGTTTTCTCCACGAGCGTGATCTCGGCCGTGTTGCCGAATTGCATGCCGCTGTTGTATTCCGTAACGGCACCCTTGACCTTCACTACATCGCCCAGCGAGTAGTTCGACGGGGCGTTCAGATATACCAGAATAGCCCCCGTGGTGTCGTCGACGATAAAGCCGCGGGCATAGGCAGCCGAAACGGTGCCCTGCACGGTATAGTCGCCGGGGGCAATGATTTCGCTGATCTTGTTGATGGTCTCGGGGATTTCGCCGCCTCCGGTCGAAGGCTCCTGTTCGGAGTAGGCGTATTCGGCGATGACGTAGTCGCCGGCCTCGGCGTTCTTGACGGCCTCCTTGAGGATGCGCGGCAGGTAGTTGGCTGCCGGCTTACCAGGTGTAAAGTAGTCGGCCGTGATCTCCTCGCCCCAGGCTACCTCGTAGTCGGCGGCCTTGAGCTCGTAGGTCGAGGCGGAAGCGATGCCGGTGATGGCCTCGGATATCTCGCCGCGCTGGTTTTTATAGGTGACGGTGACAGTCGAGCCGTTCGAGAGGTAGCTGTCGTAACCTGCAGCCAGGAATGCGGGCAGGTACGTCGTGGCGGAAGCGGCTTCGGAGAAACATTTTGCAGTGCCTACGGCGGCCAGGGCTGCCACTGCATCGGGCCCTGCGGCTTCGGCGATCGCCTTGTTGGCGGCGTTCGACGCGACGCTGGCGTAGTCGGCGTCGGTCATCGTGTATTTCAGCACCTGGACGTCGGTGATCTCCTTGTCGGGGTTGAACCCGTCCAGATACTCCTCGTTGTAATCGTCGACATTACAACCCCCCCCCACGAATGCTATCGTCGCAAGGGCCAGAAGGTATTTTACAATATGCTTGTTCATATGGTTCGCTGTAATTAGAAGTTAATTTTCAGTCTTACGGTATAGGTACGACCGAACGAGTACATTACGGCATATACGTTCTGCCAGATACCTTCGTCGGCTGCGGCGCACTGCGCGTCCATGATGTAGTTGTAGTCGTAGACGTTGTTCACGTTGCCGTAGATCGTGGCGCGTACGTTGCCGATCTTGAAGGCGTAGCTGGCCGAGAGGTCGAGCTGGTGTCCCCACGGAATTTTCCACGGGTCTTTCACGTCGACGGTCGAGTTACCGCTCAGGCTGGTCTGCGAACCGATGTAGAAGTCGGCGTAGTTGTTGCCGTAGGCGTTCCAGTCGGCGCTGACGCGCAGGCCCTTCATCGGGCGTACCGTGACGCCGAGGGCTCCGGTGGTCTGTGCCGAACCGCCGACCTTGATGCCTTTCTGCTTCAGGTTCAGCCATGCGTGGTCTTCAGCCATGATGCCCGAGGCGACCGTGCCGTCCAAAGCCTTGGTCAGGGGCTGCCCCTGCGTGTCGTAGATGTAGCCCTTCGAGTCGCTGTCCCACTGCCAGTCGCCCAGCGAAAGCATACCAGTCACGTCCAGCCAGCGGTTGGGGCGCAGGACGAAGTCCAGTTCGAGGCCCATGTGGCGTGCGTCCACACCCGAGAGGTTCACGCGGGCGTAGTCGCCGTTGGCCATCGAGCTGGAACGTACGACCGACTTGTCCATCCAGAGCGTGTAGTAACCGTTCAGGTTGACCGAAAGGATGCCCGAGCGGAACCCGTAGCCTACCTCGGCCGAGAAGACCTTTTCGTTCAGCGGGTCGGGGTTCTTGGCGTTGCTCGTGGTGCTCTGCAGGAACGCGCCGCCCGAGAAGAACGGGGCGCGGCTGATGTAGCCCAGGTTGGCGAACACGTTGTGTTTCTCGTTGATGTTGTAGTTGGCGCCTCCCTTGACCGTGTAACCGATGAAGTTCACGTGCTCGGACTCGGCGTGTGCGGCGTCGTAGTAGAAGCGGTCGTAGCGCCAGTAGCCGGTGTTGGAAACCGAACCCGATACGAAGGCGTTGAGGTTTTTCTTCGTCCACTCCAGCTGGGCGAATACGCCTTCCTGGTGTACGTGGCCGTCGTAGTCGCGGTAAACCTTGTCGCCGACCTGTAATTTCTGGTATTTCCAGTTGGGATCGGCTGCGGCGGCGTTCTGCTCGGCCTTGACGTTCTTGCGGCTGTCGTCGTCGATGTAGTACTTACCGTCGTAGAGGTCGATGATCTCGTTGTTGTGCTCGCCGATGTAGTAGCGCACGTCGATACCGGCCGACAGTTCGAGCGACTTGGAGATTTGGTTGGTATAGGTCGAGAGCAGCCCGTACCACATGTGGTTGTTGTTGCTCTTCGACATGATCATGCGCGAACCGTCGGGACTGGCGGCGTTCATCTCCTGGATCTTGTCGTAGGCGAACGTGCCGTCGGGGTTACGGAAGGTGGTGTTCAGCACGCCGTAGTTGGTACCCTTCCACATGTTGCGGTCTGCCGAGGTGCGGCCCTGGCCCGAGTAGCCGCTGCCGCGTCCGATCGACATGTAGAGCGCCGTCGAGAGCGACGACTTGTAGTCGATCTGCCACTGGTGGTTCAGCGAGATCTGGGGCTTGTGGTATTCGTTGAAGTGCGAGTAGCGCTGCCTGCCGTTCTTGTCGAAACCGTACTCGGCGTTGTAGCGGTACATGTCCTTTTCGCCCATGAAGTTCTTGGCCTTCTGCCACTCCTCGATCTTCAGTCCGTCGTCGAGGGCATGGCGCTGCGCGTGCTTCTGCGGGGCGCCGAAGGCGGTCAGCGACAACTGGTGGCGGTCGTTGATGCGCTTCGAGATGTTGACGAACCAGTTGTAGCCTTCGAAGTTGGTTCCCTGGATGTAACCGTCGCCCCAGCGCTTCGCGCCGAGTACCGACAGTGCCCAGCCGCTCTTCGTGAGGCCCGTCGAGAGGCTGAACGAAAGGCTGTAAAGGCCGTCGTTACCTACGCCGAACGAGAACGTGCCGCCCTGCTTGGCCTCGATGCCGTTGGTCACGATGTTGACCGAACCGCCGACCGAGGGCGACGAGATTTTCGAGGCGCCCAGGCCGCGCTGGGTCTGCATGCTGCGCGTCACGTCCGAGAGGCCGGCCCAGTTCGACCAGTATACCCCCCCCCACTCCATGTCGTTCACGGGGACGCCGTTGACCATTACGGCCACGTTGGCCGCCTGGAAACCGCGCATGTTGATCTTCGAGTCGCCGAAGCCGCCGCCGTCCTTGGTCACGTAGACGCCCGGGGTCGATTTCAGGATTTCGGGGAACTCCTGCCCGCCGAGTTTGTAGCTGATCTCCTCGGCGTTGACCGTCGATACGGCTACCGGGGTTTTGCGCTGCACGGCCACCGACTGCATGACGATGACATCCTGCAATGCCACGGCGTCGGGCTCCATCTGGATGATGCCCAGGCGTGCGTTCGGGCCCGTGACGGGTTTTTTGGTCGGGACGTAGCCCACGTAGCTGATCTCGATCTCCTTGGCATCGGTCTTCAGCGTGAAGTTGCCGTCGACGTCGGTGCTGACACCCTGCGATGTGCCGGGTACGGTCACAGAGGCACCGATCAGCGGTGCGCCGGTCTCATCTACGATTTTACCCGTAACTGCCGATTGCGCGACAGCGGCGGACACTCCGAACAGGATCAGGGCGGCCGTCATGAGGAAATGTTGTAAATGTTTTCTCATACTTTTTAATGGATTAGTAAATA
This Alistipes onderdonkii DNA region includes the following protein-coding sequences:
- a CDS encoding TonB-dependent receptor, producing MRKHLQHFLMTAALILFGVSAAVAQSAVTGKIVDETGAPLIGASVTVPGTSQGVSTDVDGNFTLKTDAKEIEISYVGYVPTKKPVTGPNARLGIIQMEPDAVALQDVIVMQSVAVQRKTPVAVSTVNAEEISYKLGGQEFPEILKSTPGVYVTKDGGGFGDSKINMRGFQAANVAVMVNGVPVNDMEWGGVYWSNWAGLSDVTRSMQTQRGLGASKISSPSVGGSVNIVTNGIEAKQGGTFSFGVGNDGLYSLSFSLSTGLTKSGWALSVLGAKRWGDGYIQGTNFEGYNWFVNISKRINDRHQLSLTAFGAPQKHAQRHALDDGLKIEEWQKAKNFMGEKDMYRYNAEYGFDKNGRQRYSHFNEYHKPQISLNHQWQIDYKSSLSTALYMSIGRGSGYSGQGRTSADRNMWKGTNYGVLNTTFRNPDGTFAYDKIQEMNAASPDGSRMIMSKSNNNHMWYGLLSTYTNQISKSLELSAGIDVRYYIGEHNNEIIDLYDGKYYIDDDSRKNVKAEQNAAAADPNWKYQKLQVGDKVYRDYDGHVHQEGVFAQLEWTKKNLNAFVSGSVSNTGYWRYDRFYYDAAHAESEHVNFIGYTVKGGANYNINEKHNVFANLGYISRAPFFSGGAFLQSTTSNAKNPDPLNEKVFSAEVGYGFRSGILSVNLNGYYTLWMDKSVVRSSSMANGDYARVNLSGVDARHMGLELDFVLRPNRWLDVTGMLSLGDWQWDSDSKGYIYDTQGQPLTKALDGTVASGIMAEDHAWLNLKQKGIKVGGSAQTTGALGVTVRPMKGLRVSADWNAYGNNYADFYIGSQTSLSGNSTVDVKDPWKIPWGHQLDLSASYAFKIGNVRATIYGNVNNVYDYNYIMDAQCAAADEGIWQNVYAVMYSFGRTYTVRLKINF